The DNA segment GCCCAAGCTCCACACCAGCTACAAGACGGCCAGTGGTGGTGGGACTGATCCGAGTATCACCTTTCGCTCGGGACGTGAAATTTACCGGTGACGTATTATCGGTCTGCCCATCCGAGCCTGAGTGCAGTGCTTTTAGCCCAGCGGGCGACAGACAAGAATGGTTCTGTCGCCCGCTGGGCTTTCCTTTTCGCGACACCCACGGTGGTTCTTGTAATCTGCCCACACTCTGGCGAGCGTAGCTACGTGACTGCCTCGGAAACCGTCACCAATCGACTTCACGTCCCCCACGAACGAACCGTAGCAACCAAATTCCCGTCACCTGACGGGAATTTTTTGGCGCCTTTCGCTCCACCAAAGAACGTTTTCTTGTGAGCATTCTTTCGCGGAACGAAAGGCGACATAGCAAGCCGCTCCGCTAAGAATGCTTTCCTCTGCTGCGGTTTTTTAGACGACGCCGAGCTTTACCGCTTGCACGGCCGCGTCGGTCCTGTCCGAAACGCTCCACTTGCGCAGTATGTTCTGGACGTGCTCTTTTACCGTTTCGACACTGATCTGAAGCGACAGCGCAATCTCTTTGTTGCTTAACCCCAGCGCGACGTGCCTCAAGACCTGCATTTCTCTTGCGGTCAGGGGCAATTCAGGATCGTCCGTTGACATCCCGCTTTTTCGCATCGTATCGCGAACTTTGCCAAACATGCCCTCTGCGGGGGGAGTTACCTGCAAACTGGCATGGCGGAGTGCCAGCAGCAATTCGTCGCGTGAGTCGCCCTTCAGCACGTAATCGCTTGCCCCCAAAGCGACCGATCGAGCGACATAGGTGGGATTCTCGTAACTGCTGATCATCACGTAACGCGCTTCGGGACAGACCTCGCGAAGCAGTGCAATCCCTGCAATCCCATCAACCTCCACCATCCGCACATCTAACAAAATCAAATCGGGCTGTACCGAATTTGATAGCTCCACGGCTTCTGCGACGCTGCCCACTGCCCCCACAATCTCGTAATCGTCCGCTTGAAGAAGCTCTCTCAAACCTACTCGGACGACCTCATGGTCGTCCACAATCAATAATTTAGGAATCATTACATCTCAAGAAGCAAAGAAAAGACCGCTGTCGGCGGCGTTCAAACAAATAAGAACCCAATCAATACAAATCGAAAAATCGGCACACCTTCCCCAAAACCACCCGTCTAGAGGGGACGTTGCGGTTCTTAAGGACCAGCACAAAACACTACGCGTTTTGACGAACGCTAAACCGCAACCTAAATCCTTATGTGCGATTTTTTTTCTCGCTGCCCTTATTTGCTTTATCCATTTCTTTTTGTCTGGCGTCACAATGCGGGATACCACTGCGATTTTATTGGTCGACGATGACCGATACCTAGCTGAATCGATGGCACTTTGGCTGGAAGAACAAGGGTATTTCGTTCAAACGGCCGGTTCGCTGCAGGCTGCAAAGCTAGCGATCCAAGCTCAAACGTTCGATTTGCTGATCACCGATTTGCGATTGGACGATGGCGATGGCTTCGATCTGATTGCCCACTCCAAAAAAGCGGCTCCCAGCTGCGAAATCCTGGTCGTTACGGGATACGCCACCCCTCAGACGGCCATCGATGCGGTCCGAGCCGGGGCATTTGACCTGCTGACCAAACCGCTGATCGACGAAGAACTAACACTCGCGATCGATCGCGCCCAATCCCAGCGATTGATCCAAACCGAAAACGAAAGCCTCAAACAGCAACTCGACCGCCGGTTCGGGATGGAGAACATCCTCAGCCACGACTACCGGATGCTCAAACTGTTTGATGTGGTCGATAACGTTGCCGATGCCAAAGCCTCCCTGCTGGTGACGGGCGAAAACGGAACCGGAAAATCGATGATCGCCCGCGCGATCCACCGTCGAGGCAACCGGCGCGACAAACCGTTCATCGAAGTCGCCTGCGGTGCGCTTCCTGACAACCTGCTTGAAAGCGAACTGTTTGGGCACGTTGCCGGAGCCTTTACAGGGGCGTCCAACAACAAGGTTGGCAAATTCAAATTGGCCGACGGTGGGACCATTTTCCTGGACGAAATCGGCACGGCCAGCCCGGCCATGCAGGTCAAACTCCTTCGCGTCCTGCAAGAATTGCAGTTCGAACCGCTCGGCGGCACCGAAACCGAAACGGTCGATGTCCGCGTAATCCTAGCGACCAATGAAGACCTCACGGCCAACGTGGCGGCCGGCACTTTTCGACAGGATTTGTACTACCGAATCAACGTCGTCAATATCGAACTACCTCCTCTGCGTGAACGCGTCGGCGACATCCCATTGCTCGTAAAACACTTTTTAGAAGTGTCGATGGAATCGTTGAATCGAAAAATTGAGGGTTTCGACAGTCAAGCAATGCAAGTCCTACAACGCTACTCATGGCCGGGCAACGTCCGCGAGCTGGAGAACATTGTCGAACGAGCTACCTTGCTCTCGCGATCTCCCGTCCTCACAACCGAAGATTTACCAGCCGATATGGTCCGCGGTGAAACCCCGACGCACTCGACCAGCCAACGCCCTGCCCCAACGGTCGCCGGCAATCGCTCCGCCTCCGAAATCGCCTACTCCATCAGCGAGGGACGAGTCGCCAGCCTAAGAGAAGCCCTAGAAGAACCAGAGCGTCAGATCATCCTGGAAACGCTACGCATGTTCCAGTGGAACCGAGCCGCCACAGCAGACGCACTAGAAATCAATCGAACAACGCTCTACAAAAAAATGAAACGACTAGGCCTAGACGATCCAAGACTCCAGTTCGCAAACTAGCAACCGGAATTCCCAACAAAACCCAAACAGCGCTCCTTCACTCCTTCACTCCTTCACTCCTTCACTCCCAAACGCAGCAGGCTAAATCAACAGGCAGCGAGGCCGGACGGCTCGCGCCGTTCCGCTAAGAAGAGGAAGACAGAATCAAAAATCGATACTCGATTTTTTGGCAAGCCACCACCACTAAGATGCGACTAAGCGATTCGTCTGCTGCCGACACCATAGCTTGAATCGGTTTTTTCGAGGCAACAATTCGACCTTCTTGGCGGGTGAATTCGTTTGCCTTTCACGGATCCACTGGACCATCAACGGGAAGAAATTGTGCTCATCCAGCACTCGTTGACGTTGTGTGATGACCGCCTCCGCAGCCTTGCGGTCGCGTTCTTCCTGAATCGCTTTTTGAATCTCTTCGATCGCTGCTTCGGGCTTGTGGATATCGATCGCGGTAAAAGCCTCTTCCGAAAAATAGTCACCGACGTTTTGGCATCCGTAATAAAACGGATAGGCACTCGCTAAGAACGCATCCGACAATTTCTCCGTCATGTAATTCGGAAGACGCTGATTCTCTAGCGCCAAATGAAATCGATATGGGGCAATCGCATCCCACTTATCGGCGATCTCGCGGAAGCCACGGCCGTACAGATGAAAGTCATCCCCGAGAGCTTCCTTTAACATCGAAACAAACCGCTGCCGCTGTACATGATCAGGGGTGATCGCCTTGGTCGATATCACCGCACTGATCAATCCGCTCTTTTCAGGCGCGGAATCCGCAATTTCGTCGTACCCCCAAGCCGCTCGCTCATCCTGGTCGCGGTCCACTCCGACGTGCCACGGATGGGCTTGGTGATAATCCAACCGACGTGGGTGGCGGACGGAATGACAGGTTATAAACCAACGGAACTGAGCGACAAAACACTCGCGATAACGTCGCAGCGCAGGCGGCTCTGCAGAAAAGAAATAGGTTTGATCCGGCGGGACATTCACCGTCATCCGCTCGGGAACCTCTTCATAAACCACCCACGCGTCACACGATTCAAGCGGTTCGTTGACCACAAACTGAAAATCTTCCCAGACACCCTTGCCACCAGGAGTCTGCCTGAGCAAGGGCCAATCGGGAAACGGAGTGGTCACTAGAACTCGAGGCATGGACTCTACTTCCTACAGAGGTAAATCAGTTCAAGACTTCCATCCAAACCCGAAAGGTCATGGGGTTCGTTCCGATTGGCGATCGTTTTACGACTCGCCCGCTTAAGCGACTTTGTGGATGGATGATGTCCGAGACACCTTGGCGATGCTGGCATCCAACGTCTCCAGCATCCGCTGGAACACCACGTCGTCGAACCCGGGGCTTAGCCCCAAGTAAAACCCGCGTTGATGGATCTGATCGGCTCCTCGATAGGCGGACGGATCAACATCGCCCAGGATTGCGGCGGCTGGCTGACGAGCCAGATTGCCTGCCACGATCGGACGGGTCTCAATCCCTTTCGATTCCAATTCCGTCGTCAGTTCGCCACGACGATCGGCCAAAGCTCCAGAAAGCATCACGGGCAATGCAAAAGGACTTCCTTCGCCGCCGCGTGGCACCTTGGGAGTCGACAGCCCTGGATGAGCCGCAACAAAGTCGTCGAAACGGGTGGCCAATTCACGGCGTCGATCATTCATCGCTGGCAGCTTGACCAACTGATGCATCCCAAATGCGGCCTGCAATTCAGTCGGTCGCAAATTGAATCCCCAATTCACGAACAGGTAACGAGAATCGATCGCTGGCGATGCGTCGGCAACCTGATTCTGCAATCCACGACTCCAGCCGTGCGCTCGCAGCACTCGCAGTTCGTCCGCCTGTTCCTCGCTGGTGCAGGTAACCATCCCTCCTTCCATCGTCGTCATGTGATGGGAAAAGAAGAAGCTAAAGCTGCCTCCCAGGCCAAACGTCCCGACATGCTGATCATCGAACTTCGCGCCCAATGCTTCGCAGCAATCCTCAATCAACAACAGATCGTGCTCATTGCAGAATGCACGGATCGCATCCATCGCACAGGGATTGCCCATCAAGTGAACGGCAAAGAAACATTTGGTACGCGGAGTCAAACGGCGTCGCATGTCGTCCAAATCGACGTTTAACGTCTGCGGATCAACATCGACCAATTCGACTTTTAACCCAGCCATCGCAATCGACCAGACCTGAGTCGGCCAAGTCACAACAGGCACCAAGACTTCGTCACCCGGCTGCAATTTTGGATTCAGTGGATTGACCAACTGATAAGCCAACAACAGATCGGCAGACGACCCACTGTTTACCATCACCGCGTCGGTGGCGCCAACGTAATCAGCAAACTGACGCTCGAAAGCTCGCGTTCGCTGGCCCATGGATGTCTGAAAATCGACCATGCACTCGATGGCTTCCCCGATCTCATCAACGCCGTAAGTCGGCATGGTCAGAGGAAACCAATACTTCGGATTGGACTGGGTCGCATCCGGAAGAGCGTCCTGCAACCAAGTCTGCATCGTCTGTCGTGTCGCGTCGTTCATCCCTGAAATTCTCAGTAAGAGTCCATTGTCAGGCCAAGCCTACGATGGGGCTGGCCACTAACTTGTCATCAATTTTGTAATCAACCGCTGCTGGAATGTGAGTCTTTCCAGTGTCGCCTTTCGCTCCGCGAAAGAACGTTTTCTTGTGAGCATTCTTTCGCGGAGCGAAAGGCGACAAACACCCTACTTATTTTTCACCAGTTCTCTGTATTCTTTGACGGTTCGCTGAATCCCTGTGTCCAAATCAACCTGAGCCTCAAAGCCGAGGGATTTCAGACGCGTGGTATCAGTACATTTTCGAGGCATCCCGTCGGGCTTGGTCACATCCCACTCGATGCGTCCTTGATACCCTGTCGCTGCAGCGATCCGAGTTGCCAATTCTGCGATCGACAGGTCGACACCGGTCCCCAAATTGACAATCTGACCATCGTCCGTCGATTCAAACAGGTACAGCATCCCGGCAACCACGTCATCAACATGGATGAATTCACGTCGAGCCGATCCGGTGCCCCACAGCGTGATCACCTCCACTCCCTGATCAACCGCGTCACAAAACCGGCGGACCAAAGCACTCAATACGTGGCTATTTTTCAGATCGAAATGGTCGCCCGTCCCATAGATATTGCACGGCATCGGCAGGACACACTGCATCCCGTACTGCTCACGATAAGCCTGAGCCAACCGGAGCGCCGCAATTTTGGAGAGGGCATACCCTTCGTTTGTCGGTTCCAGCGGACCGCTCAGCAACGCCTCTTCCTGCATCGGTTGCTCGCACGCGCGAGGATAGATACAGGTGCTACCCAGCAGGAGCAATTTTTCAACGCCAAATCGATGGCATGCGCTCAACTGATGGACGGCGATCCGCAGATTATTTTCAAGAAAGCCAACAGGATCGGCAACGTTTGCCGCAATCCCACCGACCTGAGCCGCCAACAAAAAAGCAAATTGCGGGCGATGTGCCTCAAACCAAGCATCCACACTCCTCGAATCACACAGATCCAGCTCATCACGGCCAGGCGTGAGAACGTCGGTGAAACCAGCACCTCGCAATGACTGCGCGAACTGGCCGCCCACCATTCCCGTGGCACCTGTCACCAGTATGCGATCGCTAAGTTCCATGGGAATTCCTTTTCCCGGCATTAATTTAAATCCATTGAGCCGGAATCATGAGTAATCCCCTCAAAAGCGTCAAGAGGAAACTGCAGGTTCCAGGATCGAGCAGCCTTCGGAGAGGTTGAATTGCTGGAGGAAGCGGCTGAAGCCCGATGCCAAGTACTTTCTTAGCGGAGAAAGAATGTAGCCTTTCACGCCGCGAAAGTAGCTTGAAAGGAGCGTTCTTTCGCTCGGGAGATGCAAAGAACAAGTAAAAAAACCTGGCTCCCCTCGCCCTCAAAACAAGCTCGCTTAAAACAGGTTGGATATTGAATCAACGGTTCGCCAGCTAGTTCAGTTGAATGCGATTCAAAGGCTTGTTTAGGGGCGAGGGAAGCCAGATTTTGATCAGTTATAAACTTCACCTCCCCCGCGAAAGCCCCCTCCCTCCAGGACGCGTTCGCTAGGGACATGGAAAGAATAAGCAAAAAAACCTGGCT comes from the Roseimaritima multifibrata genome and includes:
- a CDS encoding glycosyltransferase family 10 domain-containing protein; amino-acid sequence: MPRVLVTTPFPDWPLLRQTPGGKGVWEDFQFVVNEPLESCDAWVVYEEVPERMTVNVPPDQTYFFSAEPPALRRYRECFVAQFRWFITCHSVRHPRRLDYHQAHPWHVGVDRDQDERAAWGYDEIADSAPEKSGLISAVISTKAITPDHVQRQRFVSMLKEALGDDFHLYGRGFREIADKWDAIAPYRFHLALENQRLPNYMTEKLSDAFLASAYPFYYGCQNVGDYFSEEAFTAIDIHKPEAAIEEIQKAIQEERDRKAAEAVITQRQRVLDEHNFFPLMVQWIRERQTNSPAKKVELLPRKNRFKLWCRQQTNRLVAS
- a CDS encoding response regulator transcription factor; translation: MIPKLLIVDDHEVVRVGLRELLQADDYEIVGAVGSVAEAVELSNSVQPDLILLDVRMVEVDGIAGIALLREVCPEARYVMISSYENPTYVARSVALGASDYVLKGDSRDELLLALRHASLQVTPPAEGMFGKVRDTMRKSGMSTDDPELPLTAREMQVLRHVALGLSNKEIALSLQISVETVKEHVQNILRKWSVSDRTDAAVQAVKLGVV
- a CDS encoding sigma-54-dependent transcriptional regulator, which encodes MRDTTAILLVDDDRYLAESMALWLEEQGYFVQTAGSLQAAKLAIQAQTFDLLITDLRLDDGDGFDLIAHSKKAAPSCEILVVTGYATPQTAIDAVRAGAFDLLTKPLIDEELTLAIDRAQSQRLIQTENESLKQQLDRRFGMENILSHDYRMLKLFDVVDNVADAKASLLVTGENGTGKSMIARAIHRRGNRRDKPFIEVACGALPDNLLESELFGHVAGAFTGASNNKVGKFKLADGGTIFLDEIGTASPAMQVKLLRVLQELQFEPLGGTETETVDVRVILATNEDLTANVAAGTFRQDLYYRINVVNIELPPLRERVGDIPLLVKHFLEVSMESLNRKIEGFDSQAMQVLQRYSWPGNVRELENIVERATLLSRSPVLTTEDLPADMVRGETPTHSTSQRPAPTVAGNRSASEIAYSISEGRVASLREALEEPERQIILETLRMFQWNRAATADALEINRTTLYKKMKRLGLDDPRLQFAN
- a CDS encoding DegT/DnrJ/EryC1/StrS family aminotransferase: MNDATRQTMQTWLQDALPDATQSNPKYWFPLTMPTYGVDEIGEAIECMVDFQTSMGQRTRAFERQFADYVGATDAVMVNSGSSADLLLAYQLVNPLNPKLQPGDEVLVPVVTWPTQVWSIAMAGLKVELVDVDPQTLNVDLDDMRRRLTPRTKCFFAVHLMGNPCAMDAIRAFCNEHDLLLIEDCCEALGAKFDDQHVGTFGLGGSFSFFFSHHMTTMEGGMVTCTSEEQADELRVLRAHGWSRGLQNQVADASPAIDSRYLFVNWGFNLRPTELQAAFGMHQLVKLPAMNDRRRELATRFDDFVAAHPGLSTPKVPRGGEGSPFALPVMLSGALADRRGELTTELESKGIETRPIVAGNLARQPAAAILGDVDPSAYRGADQIHQRGFYLGLSPGFDDVVFQRMLETLDASIAKVSRTSSIHKVA
- a CDS encoding GDP-L-fucose synthase family protein produces the protein MPGKGIPMELSDRILVTGATGMVGGQFAQSLRGAGFTDVLTPGRDELDLCDSRSVDAWFEAHRPQFAFLLAAQVGGIAANVADPVGFLENNLRIAVHQLSACHRFGVEKLLLLGSTCIYPRACEQPMQEEALLSGPLEPTNEGYALSKIAALRLAQAYREQYGMQCVLPMPCNIYGTGDHFDLKNSHVLSALVRRFCDAVDQGVEVITLWGTGSARREFIHVDDVVAGMLYLFESTDDGQIVNLGTGVDLSIAELATRIAAATGYQGRIEWDVTKPDGMPRKCTDTTRLKSLGFEAQVDLDTGIQRTVKEYRELVKNK